The stretch of DNA TGGCAAAGGAGCGATTTCAGGAATAAGTATGCAGACACATATCCAGCGCATTTTCCCGATCCGCAGCGAGGCCCTAAGCAGCACTCCCGCGCGGGCACGGCAGCGCCCAGCAACGACTACTATGAGCGACTCCCCCGTCGAAGACATCGACAGCATCTGCCTGCGTGCCGTAGCGGACGGCGACCGGCAAGCCTTCTCCAGCCTGGTCGAACGCTGGCAAACACGTCTGATTAACTTTTTCTATCGCTCCGTTGGCAATCGCGCCGATGCCGAGGACCTTGCCCAGGACACACTCGTCGACCTCTACCGCAATGCCGCCCGCTATCAACCACGGGGCAGCTTCAATGCATACATTTTCACCCTGGCCCGCCGCCGCATGATCGACGTCTACCGCAAAAAGGCACGTCGCCCGCTCGACCTGCTCGATCCGATGGATTACACCATGCAACAACAGGCTGAAGAGAACGACGCCTCCCGCGAGATCGAGGAAGCCTTTCATAAGGCGCTGGCCGA from Coraliomargarita parva encodes:
- a CDS encoding RNA polymerase sigma factor, which codes for MSDSPVEDIDSICLRAVADGDRQAFSSLVERWQTRLINFFYRSVGNRADAEDLAQDTLVDLYRNAARYQPRGSFNAYIFTLARRRMIDVYRKKARRPLDLLDPMDYTMQQQAEENDASREIEEAFHKALAELPDNQREAILLLQQQGLAYEEIATSMNASLSAVKTWIHRARQHLRNELKDFYPSA